One Spiribacter halobius DNA segment encodes these proteins:
- a CDS encoding PilW family protein codes for MSLVELMVAMLIGLVLLAGVVQVYLGSRQSQRTTENLGRMQENARFASDLLSRELRMAGFMPCRKTGNFANVLNGGSGNTLTDFAGGPITGYAEGDDTFPGVSFGSSPGDRVNGTEAFILRGGGDTTYAVNNHQPAASSAAFFLNDLHDLQDGDIVLVCDTEQSSLFQVTNANSANVTVVHNTGGSVSPGNCTKGLGSPVTCTSTGTPYTYGDDAQMVKFEAVGYYIGVSRSGETTSLYERRASISSGGISASSRELVEHIENMQLRYGEDDDDDGSPERYVEAGSVSDWNNVVAVRLGLLAQTPEAVANNNDDREYVVAETQIGPSTTVSHAGDRRLRYAFNTTVRIRNGGFE; via the coding sequence TTGTCGCTCGTCGAGTTGATGGTGGCGATGCTGATCGGCCTCGTGCTGCTGGCGGGCGTCGTTCAGGTCTATCTCGGGAGCCGGCAAAGCCAGCGGACCACGGAGAACCTCGGCCGCATGCAGGAGAACGCCCGCTTCGCGTCGGATCTGCTTTCGCGTGAGCTCCGTATGGCCGGCTTCATGCCCTGCCGCAAGACCGGCAATTTCGCCAACGTGCTCAATGGCGGCAGCGGCAACACGCTGACCGATTTCGCCGGCGGCCCCATCACCGGTTACGCGGAGGGCGACGACACCTTCCCCGGCGTGAGTTTCGGATCCTCGCCGGGCGACCGGGTCAACGGTACCGAGGCCTTCATCCTGCGTGGCGGCGGTGACACCACCTACGCGGTGAACAACCACCAGCCCGCTGCGTCGTCCGCGGCCTTTTTCCTGAACGATCTGCACGATCTCCAGGATGGCGACATCGTGCTCGTCTGCGATACCGAACAGTCTTCGTTGTTTCAGGTAACGAACGCCAACTCGGCCAATGTCACCGTGGTTCACAACACCGGCGGCAGCGTCTCTCCAGGCAACTGCACGAAGGGCCTGGGCTCACCGGTAACTTGCACGTCCACCGGAACGCCCTACACGTATGGCGACGACGCGCAGATGGTCAAGTTCGAGGCGGTCGGCTACTACATCGGCGTCAGCCGTTCCGGCGAGACGACGTCCCTCTACGAGCGCCGGGCCTCCATCAGCTCCGGGGGTATCAGCGCTAGTAGCCGTGAGCTGGTGGAACATATCGAGAACATGCAGCTGCGTTACGGCGAGGACGACGACGACGACGGCTCCCCCGAGCGTTACGTGGAGGCCGGGAGCGTGTCGGACTGGAACAACGTCGTCGCGGTTCGCCTCGGACTGCTCGCGCAGACTCCCGAAGCCGTCGCCAACAACAACGACGACCGTGAATACGTGGTCGCGGAAACACAGATCGGCCCAAGCACGACCGTCTCCCACGCGGGGGACCGGCGCCTCCGGTACGCCTTCAACACAACGGTGAGGATCCGCAACGGTGGCTTCGAGTAG
- the pilV gene encoding type IV pilus modification protein PilV encodes MQHALRQDRQAGFTLTEVLVAVLVLSIGLLGLAAMQVRALQYNQSAYLRSQASLLAYDVMERMRANPSAAVAGDYDVALTDAPASVTACNTSSSSCSAGQLAAYDLATWQCQLGNWSSSSACAGLGIDAGILPDGRGAIQRAGNSFTVTIQWTDRRDDDGDGVSTVSLDYQTEIRD; translated from the coding sequence ATGCAGCACGCACTTCGCCAGGATCGCCAGGCCGGCTTCACCCTCACCGAGGTGCTGGTGGCCGTGTTGGTCCTGTCGATTGGTCTTCTGGGGCTGGCCGCCATGCAGGTTAGGGCCCTCCAGTACAACCAGAGCGCATACCTGCGCTCACAGGCTTCCCTGCTCGCCTACGACGTCATGGAGCGCATGCGGGCCAATCCCTCCGCCGCCGTGGCCGGAGACTACGATGTCGCGCTGACCGACGCGCCGGCCAGTGTCACCGCGTGCAATACCAGTTCGAGCTCATGTTCCGCCGGCCAGCTGGCGGCCTACGACCTCGCCACCTGGCAGTGCCAGCTCGGCAACTGGAGCAGCTCGAGCGCCTGTGCAGGGCTCGGGATCGATGCCGGCATTCTGCCCGACGGCCGGGGCGCCATTCAGCGCGCGGGTAACTCGTTCACGGTGACCATCCAGTGGACGGACCGACGTGACGACGATGGCGACGGCGTCAGTACTGTCAGCCTGGACTATCAAACCGAGATTCGGGACTGA
- a CDS encoding GspH/FimT family pseudopilin, with amino-acid sequence MTRTGGFTLVELMVTLAVAAILLSVGVPSFQALIRDNRLTGANNELVTAINAARSEAVRQGVTMTLCASTDASSCGGSDWDGGWLLFADADGDGTRDASESILRSQASAPTGVAISTTGFGSAGAIQYMASGFIAGADEGSFVFCDDRGAGEARAINLNASGRPSQALDQDGDGVVENHDGNAVSC; translated from the coding sequence ATGACACGTACAGGCGGATTCACCCTGGTTGAGCTGATGGTCACGCTGGCCGTGGCGGCAATTCTGCTGTCCGTGGGCGTGCCCTCCTTCCAGGCGCTGATCAGGGACAACCGTCTCACCGGCGCCAACAATGAGCTGGTGACGGCCATCAACGCCGCCCGCTCGGAGGCCGTGCGTCAGGGTGTGACGATGACGCTGTGTGCCAGCACCGACGCATCAAGTTGCGGTGGCAGTGACTGGGATGGCGGTTGGCTTCTGTTCGCGGACGCCGACGGTGACGGCACCCGCGATGCCTCCGAATCCATCCTGCGGAGTCAGGCGAGCGCGCCGACCGGCGTGGCGATCTCCACCACCGGATTCGGAAGCGCCGGGGCAATACAGTACATGGCCAGCGGCTTCATCGCCGGCGCGGACGAAGGCAGCTTCGTCTTCTGTGATGACCGCGGGGCAGGTGAGGCGCGAGCCATCAACCTCAACGCCTCCGGACGCCCGAGCCAGGCCCTGGATCAGGACGGAGACGGGGTCGTCGAGAACCATGACGGCAATGCAGTGAGTTGTTAA
- a CDS encoding methyl-accepting chemotaxis protein, with translation MQAVNASLSLTRRRADRLFLVITWLLLLAALGLAPWRGTWAAALLVGLPAALAITAAVALAPGSRPTRLLVGAAMMVFTALHIHQAGGLMVVHFGVFVLLAPLLFYRDWAVVLAGAATVAVHHILFNWLQASGVGVHVFPEPSWGMVLVHAGYVVIEAGLLMYMARRLELEARASESVADLGRILFQGGDTIDLTRRVPAGAGEVATGFNAYMESVDQAIGGAVSATRALTGTADSLNRRARDLDARATAQSKGTERLDEGIAGVAAAAAHVARTATEAEATVADTLQRHGEADAATRAAIDASRELARAVDSAAAHMRELGSDGDAIGVALKVIREVAEQTNLLALNAAIEAARAGEQGRGFAVVAEEVRGLAERSAQSASEINDVVRGLQGRIGKLSEAVGGSEQLARTMTERGQEAGEALQAIGEAMAGMQSAVGAIRSATGDQDRLVEDIGRQTGQIRSLTSETAGEVAAVTREAGELESLAEHLSGRVERFVTSGSEG, from the coding sequence GTGCAGGCAGTCAACGCGTCGCTCAGCCTGACCCGTCGGCGGGCAGACCGGCTGTTTCTCGTCATCACCTGGCTGCTGCTCCTGGCAGCGCTCGGCCTCGCGCCCTGGCGCGGAACCTGGGCGGCCGCCCTGCTCGTCGGCCTGCCTGCGGCGCTCGCGATTACGGCGGCCGTGGCGCTCGCTCCCGGGAGCCGCCCCACGCGGCTGCTCGTCGGCGCCGCCATGATGGTGTTCACCGCCCTGCACATCCACCAGGCCGGCGGCCTGATGGTGGTGCATTTCGGGGTATTTGTGCTGCTCGCGCCGCTGCTCTTCTACCGCGACTGGGCCGTGGTGCTGGCCGGCGCGGCGACGGTCGCCGTGCATCACATCCTGTTCAACTGGCTGCAGGCGAGCGGCGTCGGGGTTCATGTCTTCCCCGAGCCATCCTGGGGGATGGTGCTTGTCCACGCCGGTTATGTCGTCATCGAGGCGGGTCTGCTGATGTACATGGCGCGCCGCCTCGAGCTGGAAGCCCGCGCCTCGGAGTCCGTGGCAGACCTCGGGCGCATTCTCTTCCAGGGTGGCGACACCATCGACCTGACCCGCCGCGTGCCCGCCGGCGCGGGCGAGGTCGCCACGGGCTTCAACGCCTACATGGAGTCTGTCGATCAGGCCATTGGTGGCGCCGTGAGCGCGACCCGTGCCCTCACCGGGACCGCCGACAGCCTCAACCGCCGGGCGCGCGACCTGGACGCCCGCGCCACCGCGCAGAGTAAGGGCACCGAGCGGCTGGACGAGGGTATCGCCGGGGTCGCCGCTGCCGCCGCCCACGTAGCCCGCACCGCGACCGAGGCAGAGGCCACGGTCGCCGACACCCTCCAGCGCCATGGCGAGGCCGATGCCGCGACCCGCGCGGCCATCGACGCGAGCCGGGAGCTGGCTCGCGCCGTGGACAGCGCCGCCGCGCACATGCGCGAGCTCGGTAGCGACGGGGACGCCATCGGCGTAGCGCTCAAGGTCATCCGCGAGGTGGCCGAGCAGACCAACCTGCTGGCGCTGAACGCCGCCATCGAGGCGGCCCGCGCCGGCGAGCAGGGGCGCGGCTTCGCCGTGGTGGCCGAGGAGGTCCGGGGGCTCGCCGAGCGCTCGGCCCAGTCCGCCAGCGAGATCAACGACGTCGTGCGGGGCCTGCAGGGCCGTATCGGCAAGCTGTCGGAGGCCGTCGGCGGCAGCGAACAGCTCGCTCGCACCATGACCGAGCGCGGCCAGGAGGCCGGCGAGGCCCTGCAGGCCATCGGCGAGGCCATGGCCGGCATGCAGAGCGCCGTCGGTGCCATCCGCAGCGCTACCGGCGACCAGGACCGGCTGGTCGAGGACATCGGCCGCCAGACCGGCCAGATCCGCAGCCTCACCAGCGAGACCGCCGGCGAAGTCGCGGCCGTCACCCGCGAGGCCGGCGAGCTCGAATCCCTGGCCGAGCATCTCTCCGGGCGAGTGGAGCGCTTCGTCACCAGCGGCAGCGAGGGGTAA
- a CDS encoding arsenate reductase ArsC: MHRDILFICVHNSARSQMAEAWYNHLCADEAQAHSAGLEPGTIHPLTVRVMAEVGIDLSGAKTQSVMDCVRSGRFYSYVIAVCDQAEAERCPIFPGRARRLDWNLPDPSAVTGDEETRLQAFRKVRDTIRERVEAFCAEHGGTCRAA; this comes from the coding sequence ATGCACCGGGACATCCTCTTCATCTGTGTCCACAACAGCGCCCGCAGCCAGATGGCGGAGGCCTGGTACAACCATCTCTGCGCCGACGAGGCGCAGGCGCACAGCGCGGGCCTGGAACCGGGCACGATCCATCCGCTGACGGTCCGCGTGATGGCCGAGGTGGGCATCGATCTGAGCGGGGCGAAGACCCAGTCGGTCATGGACTGCGTGCGCAGCGGGCGCTTCTACAGCTACGTCATTGCCGTCTGCGACCAGGCGGAGGCGGAGCGCTGCCCGATATTCCCCGGTCGTGCCCGGCGGCTGGACTGGAATCTGCCGGACCCCTCCGCCGTTACCGGCGACGAGGAGACGCGCCTGCAGGCCTTCCGCAAGGTGCGCGACACCATCCGCGAGCGGGTCGAGGCTTTCTGCGCCGAGCACGGCGGCACCTGCCGCGCGGCGTAG
- the nadC gene encoding carboxylating nicotinate-nucleotide diphosphorylase — MDPIDPARVADDARRALAEDVGTGDLTAALLPEAGTARARVIAREPAVVCGRPWFDAVYAALDRRIAVRWHVGEGERVAADSLLCELTGPPRPLVSGERSALNFLQFLSGTATVARRYADAVAGTSTRILDTRKTLPGLRYAQKYATRCGGCQNHRMGLHDAVLIKENHVIAAGSLTAAIRQALALYPGRPVEAEVETLAELDEALAAGAPRLLLDNFSLADTREAVRRARGRATLESSGNLELSDLPALAEAGVDFISIGALTKHVRAIDLSMRFELP, encoded by the coding sequence ATGGACCCCATCGACCCCGCCCGCGTTGCCGACGATGCGCGGCGCGCGCTGGCGGAGGACGTCGGCACGGGCGACCTTACCGCCGCGCTCCTGCCCGAGGCAGGCACCGCCCGCGCCCGGGTGATCGCCCGCGAGCCCGCCGTAGTCTGCGGCCGGCCCTGGTTCGACGCCGTCTACGCTGCGCTGGACCGGCGCATCGCCGTGCGCTGGCACGTCGGCGAGGGTGAGCGGGTGGCGGCGGACAGCCTGCTCTGCGAGCTCACCGGCCCGCCGCGGCCACTGGTCTCCGGCGAGCGCAGCGCACTGAACTTCCTGCAATTCCTGAGCGGCACGGCCACCGTGGCCCGGCGCTACGCGGATGCCGTGGCCGGCACTTCAACCCGCATCCTCGACACCCGCAAGACCCTTCCCGGCCTGCGTTACGCCCAGAAGTACGCCACCCGCTGCGGGGGCTGCCAGAACCATCGCATGGGCCTGCACGACGCAGTGCTGATCAAGGAGAACCACGTCATCGCGGCGGGCTCGCTCACCGCCGCCATCCGGCAGGCCCTCGCGCTCTACCCGGGCCGGCCCGTCGAGGCGGAGGTGGAAACCCTGGCCGAGCTGGACGAGGCCCTCGCCGCCGGCGCCCCGCGCCTGCTGCTCGACAATTTCAGCCTTGCGGACACCCGCGAGGCCGTGCGCCGCGCCCGGGGACGGGCCACCCTCGAGTCCTCGGGCAACCTGGAGCTTTCGGACCTCCCCGCCCTGGCCGAAGCGGGCGTGGACTTCATCTCCATCGGCGCTCTCACCAAGCACGTCCGTGCCATCGATCTCTCGATGCGCTTCGAGCTGCCGTAG
- a CDS encoding Na(+)/H(+) antiporter subunit D, with protein sequence MLEWIHPSLVLIVGALLLPFLEGRSRQIWQVALPGFVLLIILGLEPGQYGQLTLGTLELMPGRVDKLSLVFAYVFGLILVIGNIYALHVTDWIQHVAAMVYAAGALGVVFAGDLVTLYVFWELMVISSVWLIWQRQSGVSYQAGMRYLLVHAFGGMLLLAGLLAHYQSTGSIAFEAFEPEGWAFYLILVAFLINAAVPPLHAWLTDAYPEATVTGTVFLSALTTKTAVYTLVRGFPGTELLIWLGVVMALWGVVYAVLANDIRRLLAYHIVSQVGYMVAGVGMGTTLALSGTAAHAFTHILYKALLLMGAGAVLHMTGRSKLTELGGLYRWMPITFLLYMVGGLSISAFPLFSGFVSKTMIVEAAAVDYRAWVYLLLTMASAGTFLHTGLKLPYFTFLGKDSGLRPKEAPRNMLVAMGIAAAFCFLIGVFPGALYAILPNAVDYHAYTAGHLLKEMQLLLFTGLGFFLLLKHVGGEAKISVDTDWFYRRLGPLVVTRVRDAVVATDRAARREFLSAFHRAREAAIHARTSGRLAQSWPTGSMALWTALVLAAMVVFGVL encoded by the coding sequence ATGCTTGAGTGGATCCATCCCTCGCTGGTGCTGATCGTCGGCGCGTTGCTGCTGCCCTTCCTCGAGGGGCGCTCCCGCCAGATCTGGCAGGTCGCCCTGCCCGGCTTCGTGCTGCTGATCATCCTCGGGCTGGAACCCGGGCAGTACGGCCAGCTCACCCTCGGCACCCTGGAGCTCATGCCGGGGCGGGTGGACAAGCTCAGCCTCGTATTCGCCTACGTGTTCGGGCTGATCCTGGTCATCGGCAACATCTACGCCCTGCACGTCACCGACTGGATCCAGCACGTGGCGGCCATGGTCTACGCCGCCGGGGCGCTGGGCGTGGTGTTCGCCGGTGATCTGGTCACGCTCTACGTCTTCTGGGAGCTGATGGTCATCTCCTCGGTCTGGCTCATCTGGCAGCGCCAGAGCGGGGTGTCCTACCAGGCCGGCATGCGCTATCTGCTGGTGCACGCCTTCGGCGGCATGCTGCTGCTGGCCGGGCTGCTCGCCCACTACCAGAGCACCGGCTCCATCGCCTTCGAGGCCTTCGAGCCCGAGGGCTGGGCGTTCTACCTGATCCTGGTGGCGTTCCTGATCAACGCCGCCGTGCCGCCACTGCACGCCTGGCTCACCGACGCCTACCCGGAGGCGACGGTCACCGGCACGGTGTTCCTGAGCGCGCTCACCACCAAGACCGCCGTCTACACCCTGGTGCGCGGCTTCCCGGGCACCGAGCTGCTGATCTGGCTCGGCGTCGTGATGGCGCTCTGGGGCGTCGTCTACGCCGTGCTCGCCAACGATATCCGCCGGCTGCTCGCCTATCACATCGTCAGCCAGGTGGGGTACATGGTGGCTGGCGTCGGCATGGGGACGACGCTCGCGCTGAGCGGCACGGCCGCCCACGCGTTCACGCACATCCTCTACAAGGCGCTGCTGCTGATGGGCGCCGGTGCCGTGCTGCACATGACCGGGCGCAGCAAGCTCACCGAGCTCGGCGGCCTCTACCGCTGGATGCCCATCACCTTCCTGCTCTACATGGTGGGCGGGCTGTCCATCTCCGCCTTCCCGCTGTTCAGCGGCTTCGTCAGCAAGACGATGATCGTCGAGGCCGCAGCGGTGGACTACCGCGCCTGGGTGTACCTGCTGCTCACCATGGCCTCCGCCGGCACCTTCCTGCACACGGGCCTGAAGCTCCCGTACTTCACCTTCCTCGGCAAGGACTCCGGGCTGAGGCCGAAGGAGGCGCCGCGCAACATGCTCGTCGCCATGGGCATCGCCGCGGCGTTCTGCTTCCTGATCGGCGTCTTCCCCGGGGCGCTCTATGCGATCCTGCCGAACGCCGTGGACTACCACGCCTACACCGCCGGGCATCTGCTGAAGGAGATGCAGCTGCTGCTGTTCACCGGGCTCGGCTTCTTCCTGCTGCTGAAACACGTCGGCGGCGAGGCCAAGATCAGCGTGGACACGGACTGGTTCTACCGCCGGCTGGGCCCGCTGGTGGTGACGCGCGTGCGGGATGCGGTGGTCGCCACGGACCGCGCCGCACGGCGGGAATTCCTCAGCGCCTTCCATCGCGCCCGGGAGGCGGCGATCCATGCCCGGACCAGCGGCCGCCTCGCCCAGAGCTGGCCGACCGGGTCCATGGCTTTGTGGACGGCGCTCGTGCTCGCGGCGATGGTCGTCTTCGGCGTACTCTGA
- a CDS encoding proton-conducting transporter transmembrane domain-containing protein, translating to MSILPQLSPFTVVLIPFIGALAIALAAGNERLRDLFCWITPVPFFLGVVGQLGPVLEGAGARQTLLEILPGLGLGFSVGPLGMVFALLASTLWLVATPYALGYMKAGGYGNLGRFMACYSIALGAAAGIAFADDLLTLYVFYEILSISTYPLVAHTGTDKARQGARVYIALLLVTSVCLMLPAILWTWQATGTLTLSEGGILAGNVGPGAGAALLVLFLFGTGKAALMPFHRWLPSAMVAPTPVSALLHAVAVVKAGVFVALTIALYVFGLDYLRTLATHPLMLYVAVFTMLAASLVALHQDNLKARLAYSTVSQLSYIVVGALVASQWSAIGGGMHMLMHGFGKITLFFCAGAIYVAAHKSNVSELDGIGRRMPFTMLAFFIGALCVIGLPPTGGVWSKLHLIMGAYDTGQFLVVAAFVLSTLLNIGYLLPPVMRAFLKPLPEGEPAGIREAPMLCVVPLCLTAIGTVVLFFLAGEAFALLSLGIN from the coding sequence ATGAGCATCCTGCCGCAGCTCTCCCCGTTCACCGTGGTGCTGATCCCCTTCATCGGGGCGCTGGCGATTGCGCTCGCCGCCGGCAACGAGCGCCTGCGCGACCTCTTCTGCTGGATCACGCCGGTGCCGTTCTTCCTCGGCGTGGTCGGCCAGCTCGGGCCGGTGCTGGAGGGCGCGGGCGCCAGGCAGACGCTACTGGAGATCCTGCCGGGGCTCGGGCTCGGCTTCAGCGTCGGCCCGCTGGGCATGGTCTTCGCGCTGCTCGCCTCGACCCTGTGGCTGGTCGCCACGCCCTATGCCCTCGGCTACATGAAGGCCGGCGGCTACGGCAATCTCGGCCGCTTCATGGCCTGCTACAGCATCGCCCTCGGCGCGGCGGCGGGCATCGCCTTCGCCGACGACCTGCTGACGCTGTACGTCTTCTACGAGATCCTCTCCATCTCCACCTACCCGCTGGTGGCCCACACCGGCACCGACAAGGCCCGCCAGGGCGCGCGCGTCTACATCGCGCTGCTGCTGGTCACCAGCGTCTGCCTGATGCTGCCCGCGATCCTGTGGACGTGGCAGGCCACCGGCACGCTGACCCTCAGCGAGGGCGGCATCCTCGCCGGCAACGTCGGCCCCGGCGCCGGCGCGGCACTGCTGGTGCTGTTCCTCTTCGGCACCGGCAAGGCGGCGCTGATGCCGTTCCACCGCTGGCTGCCCTCGGCCATGGTGGCGCCGACCCCGGTCTCCGCCCTGCTGCATGCCGTGGCCGTGGTGAAGGCGGGCGTGTTCGTCGCGCTCACCATCGCGCTGTACGTCTTCGGGCTGGACTACCTGCGCACCCTGGCCACTCACCCGCTGATGCTCTACGTAGCGGTGTTCACGATGCTCGCCGCCTCCCTGGTGGCGCTGCATCAGGACAACCTCAAGGCACGGCTGGCCTATTCCACGGTGAGCCAGCTCTCGTACATCGTGGTCGGCGCGCTGGTGGCGAGCCAGTGGTCGGCCATCGGCGGCGGCATGCACATGCTCATGCACGGCTTCGGCAAGATCACGCTGTTCTTCTGCGCCGGGGCCATCTACGTCGCCGCGCACAAGTCCAACGTCAGCGAGCTGGACGGCATCGGCCGGCGCATGCCGTTCACCATGCTGGCGTTCTTCATCGGGGCGCTGTGCGTCATCGGGCTGCCGCCGACGGGCGGGGTCTGGAGCAAGCTGCACCTGATCATGGGCGCCTACGACACCGGGCAGTTCCTGGTGGTGGCGGCGTTCGTGCTGAGCACGCTGCTGAACATCGGCTATCTGCTGCCGCCGGTGATGCGGGCCTTCCTGAAGCCGCTGCCGGAGGGTGAGCCCGCCGGCATCCGCGAGGCACCCATGCTGTGCGTGGTACCGCTCTGCCTGACGGCCATCGGGACGGTGGTGCTGTTCTTCCTCGCCGGCGAGGCCTTCGCGCTGCTGTCCCTCGGCATCAACTGA
- a CDS encoding monovalent cation/H+ antiporter subunit D family protein: MNIADIMPFSVLVPLIAAPVCALLPGRRLPWLLCQVSALASLVIAALTLPAALEGTLSYAFGNWDPPIGIEYRVDAANALVALLLTAMATLILPWGRLTVDQEVPERQGTFYALFLLVLAGLLGITLTGDAFNVFVFLEISSLATYGLIAHGRDRRALLAAFRYLVMGTVGATFFLIGVGFLYIMTGTLNMADLAERLPAVADTRTVRVALAFIVVGMALKLAMFPLHLWLPNAYTYAPTFVTAFLAATATKVALYVMLRFIFTVFAPDYSFVALPLATVFLLLALAGMFAGSWVAMFEQNLKRMLAYSSVAQVGYMVLGVSLVSVLGLTASLLHLFNHALMKAALFMALGAVIYRTGGVQLANLRGLGREMPWTFAAFALAGLSLIGIPPTAGFISKWTLISAALEAGQGWLVALIVITSMMAVIYIARVVETVWFQPRPEGAAAVREAPLQLLIPVWVMVAANFYFGIDTRLTLGTATAAAEALMGGTVSGGLQ; encoded by the coding sequence ATGAACATCGCCGACATCATGCCGTTCAGCGTGCTGGTGCCGCTGATCGCCGCACCCGTCTGCGCCCTGCTGCCGGGGCGGCGGCTGCCCTGGCTGCTCTGCCAGGTGAGCGCCCTCGCCTCGCTGGTCATCGCCGCGCTGACACTGCCCGCGGCCCTCGAGGGCACGCTCTCCTACGCCTTCGGCAACTGGGATCCGCCCATCGGTATCGAGTACCGCGTGGACGCGGCCAACGCGCTGGTAGCGCTGCTGCTCACCGCCATGGCCACGCTCATCCTGCCCTGGGGGCGGCTGACCGTGGACCAGGAGGTACCCGAGCGCCAGGGCACCTTCTACGCGCTGTTCCTGCTGGTGCTGGCAGGCCTGCTCGGCATCACCCTCACCGGCGACGCCTTCAATGTCTTCGTCTTCCTCGAGATCTCCTCGCTTGCCACCTACGGCCTCATCGCCCACGGCCGGGACCGGCGCGCCCTGCTGGCCGCCTTCCGCTATCTCGTGATGGGCACGGTGGGGGCGACGTTCTTCCTGATCGGGGTCGGCTTCCTCTACATCATGACCGGCACCCTGAACATGGCAGACCTCGCCGAGCGCCTGCCGGCGGTGGCGGATACCCGCACGGTGCGGGTGGCGCTGGCCTTCATCGTGGTGGGCATGGCGCTAAAGCTCGCCATGTTCCCGCTGCACCTGTGGCTGCCCAACGCCTACACCTACGCGCCGACCTTCGTCACCGCCTTCCTCGCCGCCACGGCCACCAAGGTGGCGCTGTACGTGATGCTGCGCTTCATCTTCACGGTGTTCGCGCCGGATTACAGCTTCGTCGCCCTGCCGCTGGCGACGGTGTTCCTGCTGCTGGCGCTCGCCGGCATGTTCGCCGGTTCCTGGGTGGCGATGTTCGAGCAGAACCTGAAGCGCATGCTGGCCTATTCGTCGGTGGCCCAGGTCGGCTACATGGTGCTCGGCGTCAGCCTGGTTTCCGTGCTCGGCCTGACGGCGAGCCTGCTGCATCTGTTCAATCACGCCCTCATGAAGGCCGCCCTGTTCATGGCGCTGGGAGCGGTGATCTACCGCACCGGCGGCGTGCAGCTGGCGAACCTGCGCGGCCTCGGCCGCGAGATGCCCTGGACCTTCGCCGCCTTCGCCCTGGCGGGGCTGAGCCTCATCGGCATCCCGCCCACCGCCGGGTTCATCAGCAAATGGACGCTGATCAGCGCCGCGCTGGAGGCGGGCCAGGGCTGGCTGGTGGCGCTGATCGTCATCACCTCCATGATGGCAGTGATCTACATCGCCCGGGTGGTGGAGACGGTCTGGTTCCAGCCGCGGCCGGAGGGCGCGGCGGCAGTGCGTGAGGCGCCGCTGCAGCTGCTCATCCCGGTCTGGGTCATGGTCGCGGCGAACTTCTATTTCGGCATCGACACCCGCCTCACCCTCGGCACGGCCACCGCGGCCGCCGAGGCACTCATGGGCGGGACTGTCAGCGGGGGGCTGCAATGA
- a CDS encoding cation:proton antiporter subunit C, producing the protein MTTFLSFFNYWAVVVLMMIGYYCVIVRGNMVKKIIGLGIFQTSVFIMFISAGKIIGGSTPVLRDGVELYSNPLPHVLILTAIVVGVATTAVGLALAVRIQEAYGTIEDDELSSEEEEDARGE; encoded by the coding sequence ATGACCACCTTCCTCAGCTTCTTCAACTACTGGGCGGTGGTGGTGCTGATGATGATCGGCTACTACTGCGTGATCGTGCGCGGGAACATGGTCAAGAAGATCATCGGTCTCGGCATCTTCCAGACCTCGGTCTTCATCATGTTCATCTCCGCCGGCAAGATCATCGGCGGCTCGACGCCGGTGCTGCGTGACGGCGTCGAGCTCTACTCCAACCCCCTGCCCCACGTCCTCATCCTCACCGCCATCGTGGTGGGGGTGGCGACCACGGCCGTAGGGCTGGCGCTGGCCGTACGCATTCAGGAGGCCTACGGCACCATCGAGGACGACGAGCTCAGCAGCGAAGAAGAAGAGGACGCGCGCGGGGAATGA
- a CDS encoding Na(+)/H(+) antiporter subunit B: MRDNAILVVVARFTIPLIMLFALYVQFHGEYSPGGGFQAGVMFGAAWILFVLVYGLETGLRIIPERLIYTLACLGVLLYCFIGLLGVLLGGRYLDFYPLLPGKHAGQQAGIILVEFGVGVTVASVVMLIFLYFSRRRSQVEEAGLDVEWPGEEE, encoded by the coding sequence ATGAGAGACAACGCCATCCTCGTCGTCGTCGCGCGCTTCACCATCCCGCTGATCATGCTGTTCGCGCTCTACGTCCAGTTTCATGGCGAGTACTCGCCGGGGGGCGGTTTCCAGGCCGGGGTGATGTTCGGCGCCGCCTGGATCCTGTTCGTGCTGGTCTACGGGCTGGAGACCGGCCTGCGCATCATCCCGGAGCGGCTCATCTATACCCTGGCCTGCCTGGGGGTGCTGCTCTACTGCTTCATCGGCCTGCTGGGCGTGCTGCTCGGCGGCCGGTATCTCGACTTCTACCCGCTGCTGCCGGGCAAGCATGCCGGGCAGCAGGCCGGCATCATCCTCGTCGAGTTCGGCGTCGGCGTGACGGTCGCCTCGGTGGTGATGCTGATCTTCCTGTACTTCTCGCGCCGCCGCTCCCAGGTGGAAGAGGCCGGGCTCGATGTCGAGTGGCCGGGGGAGGAGGAATGA